The Candidatus Tumulicola sp. genomic interval TTTACATCTTCGACGAGATCGACGCCGCGCTCGACGAGGCCAACATCGGCCGCTTCGGCGCGGTGCTGGCGGAATTCGCAAGCCGCGCGCAGATCGTGATCATCACGCATAACAAGGCGACCATGACGCTCGCCGACCGCATCTACGGCGTCACCATGGGCGAACCGGGGGTCTCCAGCCTGCTTTCGCTCGCGCTGGAGCAGGTGGGTGCCTGACGCCGTAGCCCCCGTCGCGTTGCTCTCGCTCTCGGACCGGTCAGGCCTTGAGTCGCTCGCGCGCACGTTGGCGCGCCGCGGCTATCGGCTGATAGCTACGAGCGGCACAGCGGCCGCCGTGCGCGCTTTCGGATTGACGTGCGAGGATATCGGCGACATCACGGGCTTTCCAACGTTGTTCGGCGGCCGGGTCAAGACGCTGCACCCGATCATCTTGGGCGGTGTGCTGGCGGACCCGCAAAGCGCCGAGCACGCGGCCGAGATGCGCGCGCACAAGATCCCGGCGATCTCCGTCGTCGCCGTGAGCCTGTATCCGTTCGAGAAGACCGTGACGAACGTGCGCGTGACCGATGCGGAAGCCGTCGAGCAGATCGACATCGGCGGCGTCACGCTGCTGCGCGCCGCCGCAAAGAATTTCGAGCGCGTAAGCGTCTTGAGCGATGCGGCAGCGTTCGAAGCGTTCGCGCGCGCCGCCGATGACGGCGGGCCGACGCTCGAACAGCGCCGACGCTGGGCAGCCACCGCATTCCGGCGCTGCGAAGACTACGATCGCGCGATCGCCCGCTACTTCAATGATCCGTCAAGTAGTGCCGGAGCTTTAGCTCCGGATGGCGGCCTCCATCTCGATCTTCCTCTCGCGGCCCGCGTGCGCTACGGCGAAAACCCGTGGGCGCTGGGGGCTTTTTTCGGCACGATGGCGATGGAGCAGCTTTCCGGCAAGGAGCTATCATATAACAACTTGCTCGACGTCGACGCGTGCCTTAGACTGCTCGCGCCCATCGATGAGCCAAAGGGATTTCCGGCGGGCGTGCGCTCGCGCCGGCATGTACGCGGCGCGATCGTCAAGCACACCGTGCCGAGCGGCGTCGCCGCGCGCGACTCTGTCGCGCAAGCCTTAGCGGCCGCGCTCGGGGCGGATCCGATCTCCGCGTTCGGCGGCATCGTGGCATGCGATGCCGGCATCGACCTGGCGGCGGCGCAGCTGCTCAACTCGAGGTTCCTCGAAGTGATCGCCGCGCCCGGCTTCGATGCTGCGGCGCTGGAGCTGCTCGAGAAAAAGAAGAACTTGCGATTGCTGACCTTCGATCCGACGTTGCCGGCGCGGCTGCTCGCCGAGCCGAAATTGCGCTCGGCGCTTGGCGGACTGCTGGTCGAACGCCCCGATCCTGCGGCCGCGCCCGATGCGTGGCGCGTCGTCACCGAGGTCGAACCGACGCCGCCGCAGTGGCGCGACCTGCTCTTCGCATTCGCAGCGGTGCGCCAGGTCAAGTCCAATGCGGTGGTGGTGGCGGCGGACGAAGTGACGCTCGGCGTTTGCGGCGGGCAGACCAATCGCGTTGCCGCCGTCGAAATCGCATGTCAACGAGCCGGCGCGGCGGCGCGGGGCGCCACGCTCGCGACAGACGGGTTCTTTCCGTTCGCGGATGGCATCGATGCGGCGGCTCGCGCCGGCATCGCGGCCGTGGTCGCGCCGAGCGGTTCGATCCGCGACGAGGAAGTCATCGCAGCGGCGCGCAAGGCTGGCGTCGCCCTCGTTTTTTCGACGCGTCGCTACTTCTCGCACTAGAGGATCATGGCAAAAGCAAAACCCGCACCGCGCGCCGTGGTCGCGTACGATTCGATAGCTGCGTCGATGACGAAAAAAGGCGGCGTCGAGGCGTCGCAGATGTTCGGCATGCCGACCCTCAAGGTGAAGGGCAAGGCGTTCGCCGGGCTTTTCAACGACGCGATGGTGTTCAAACTGAAAGGCGTGCATCACGCAGCGGCGCTGGCGTTGGCCGGCGCGAAGCTATTCGATCCCATGGGCGGCAGGCCCATGAAAGAATGGGTGCAAGTGCCCATGAAACACGAAAGCGCGTGGGTCAAGTTGGCAGAGAGCGCGCGCGATTACGTGTCAAAAGGTTAGGAGTCCGCTCGTGCTCGACGTCGAAGATCGCGCCCCTTCCATCGCAGTGCCGGATCAGAGCGGCAAACCGCGCACGCTCGGCGAGTTCGCCGGCGCGTGGCTGGTGCTGTGGTTCTATCCTAAGGACTTCACCAGCGGCTGAACCAACGAGGCGTCGCAGTTCCGCGACGCTTACCCGCAGTTCCAAGCCGCCGGCGCAGAAGTGATCGGCGTCAACCGCGATTCCGCAGAGTCGCACGCGAAGTTCCAGGGCGAACTCGCCCTCCCGTTCCCGCTGTTGGCCGACACCGACGAGAAGTTGTGCAAAGCATTCGGGGTGCTCGTGGAGCGCGAGCACGAAGGCAAGAAGTTCATGGGCGTGCAGCGCTCGACGTTCCTGATCGATCACACAGGCGTGATCCGCAAAGTGTGGCCGAAAGTAGACGTGACCGGGCACGCGGCCGACGTGCTCGCCACGCTGCTCCAACTCACAGCCGCTTAAGCGTGGCCGCCGAGAGCTCGTAGCGCAGTTCGCCGTCACGCAACGTCGCGTGTAAAGCGCCGCTGACGCGAACGCGCGTGCCCGCGGCTGCGAGCGCGATCGGCGATGCCGGTGTCACGTCGAAGCCGACGTCGATCGCGTCGGCGGCGCAACAGGTCATGATGCGGCGCGATACAGCGGCGGATCGACCGCCGCGTGGCGGCGTCCATTCGCCGCTGACGCTGACGCGTTTGCCGAGGACGGAAGCCGGGTCACGATCGATTCTGTCGAGCAGCGCGAAGAGGTCACCGCCTGGATGTCTCCCTACCGGTCTCGCGATGACCGGGCCCGCATTTTCAGGCGGCATTTGCGGAAGGGCGAGGCCGAGCGCGGCACCCGTGAAGAGCGCGATCAGGCTGCTCCGAGACGCACGCACATGCATGGCGGCGACGATGCCCGCGGCCAGTATGAGAACGGCCGGCGGAAGCGCGATGAGCGCCGGAGCCGCGCCCGAGATGACCGACCCCAGCGCAACCCCTGCGACGAGCGGCCCGAGTTTCATCGAGCGATAATCGCCGCGAGGCAGCAGCCCGCCGCGCCCGCGATAGTTCCGAGCAGCGCAGGGGCGGCGCCGAAGCACCGCCCGAGCAGAGTGATCTGACGAACGTCGATGCATTGCGCCGCCACGATGAAGGTCGCGTGCGCCGCCGATGTCGACATCAGCGCGCGGGCCAGGATCGGGTCGGCGCTCGAGCACGGGGAGAGCAGCGCGCCGGCAAACGCCGCGAACCACGGCGAGGAGTGAGCCCGGAGCCAGTCCGGAAAAAAAGCCAAAACGGTGCCGCCCAAGACCGCGGCCAAGACCAGCGATTTCACACCGCTCCCGAAATGCTCGACAAGTGCGGGCTGCCCGACCTTAGTCTGGCAAGAAGCTTCAGTTGCTTTGAAGCGGGCGCGCCCGATCGCCCATGAAGTCGCGATCAGCAGCGACGCAGCAAGAGCGCCGCCCATGCGCGCGAGCGTGAGCCTGCCGCCGAGGATTTGATACGTGGTGAGCAGAGCGATCGGGTTGCAACAGCTTCCCCACACGATGAGCGCGCCTGCGACTGGAGGCGGCAGCGATCCCAACGAGCGAGCAAATCCGTTCATGCTGCAGTCGCAGCCCGGCGCGATGGCAGCGAAGAGCGCGACTAATACGGAGCGGTGAGCCAGACGTTCGAACATGGCCGCCGCAATCGCGCCCACAAGGATATATGGAATGGCCTCCAGGACTATCGACCAAGCATACGTCCACGCGCGAGCCGCATCGGACCATGCGAGCGCCGTTGTGGCAGGCGACACGAAACACGCGCCGGCGATCGCACAAAGCAACGTCAGCCGGACTAAAGTCCGGCATACCACACCAACGTCCGGCAGACCAAATATCGTCATCAGAGGAGGGATGTGAAGGACCTCAAGGCGCCGCGCGGCACCTTCGACATACTCCCCGCGCAAGCTCGCCTTTGGCAAGCCCTCGAGCGCATCGTCGACGACGTTTGCGCTCGCTTCGGCTATGGTGAGATCCGGACGCCGATCTTCGAATCGACCGATGTTTTCGTGCGCACGCTCGGCGAGGGAACCGACGTCGTCTCGAAGGAGATGTACACATTCACGGACCGCGGCGACCGCAGCATCACGCTGCGTCCGGAACTCACGGCGCCGGTGGTGCGAGCGGCGCTCGAGCACAATCTCCTGCAGAATCTGCCGTTGAAGCTGTACTATCGCGGACCGATCTTCCGCTACGAACGCCCGCAGAAGGGGCGCTTCCGCCAATCGCACCAATGGGGCGTCGAATGTTTTGGCGTCGCGGGGCCAGAGGCCGACGCAGAGATCATCGCGATCGGACTCGCGGTGTTGCGCGGCGCCGGCGTGTTCGAGTATCGCGTTGAGATCAATTCGATGGGCTGCGACGCGTGCCGCCCGCGCTATCGCGACGCGTTGATCTCCTATTTTCGCGGTCGGGCAGGCGAATTGAGCGAGATCAGCCGCCAACGCCTGGAAAAGAATCCCTTGCGCATACTCGATTCGAAGGACGAGGCCGATCGCAAAGTCGTGGACGGCGCTCCGGATATCGCCGGCTTCTGGTGCAAGGAGTGTCGCGAGCACTTCGAACGGACGTTGTTCATCCTCGCGGCGATCGGCGAAACGGCGATCGAACGCAACCCGAAGATCGTCCGCGGCTTCGACTACTACACGCGCACCGTCTTCGAGATCACGACCAATGTGCTCGGCGCGCAAAACGCCGTGTGCGGCGGCGGCCGCTACGACAACCTCGTCGCAGATATGGGCGGTCCGCCGACTGCCGGTGTCGGACTGGCCATGGGAATGGAGCGCCTGCTCCTCTTGGCAGAAGCGAGCGGCAGCGCTGCGCATCTGGCAAGCCCGCCCGGTATCGAGGTCGCCTTCGTTCCGGTGGACGCGGAAGACGCGTTGCTGCTCTTGCCGGTCATGCATCACCTTCGCGCGCGGGGCGTCGCAGCGGACATGGATTACACTCGCCGCAAACTCGAAAAGCAACTTCGCAACGCGGCCGAACGCGGTGCGAAGCTCGCGGTCATCGCGGGAAGCAACGAGCGCGCCGCCGGCGAAGTGACCATTCAAGACCTGAACACGCGGGAGCGCCGATCGGTCAAGCTCTCCGCGGCGCAAAGCGAGGTCATACGCATGCTCGGCAAGGAAGCCTAAGAGACGCGATGGATCTCAACAAGAAGATCCTGGACCAACTCGTCGAGCTGATGCAGCGCGACGGGCTTGACCGTCTGCGCGTGCGCGTGGGCGACCTCGATCTCGACCTTCGCATGTCGCTGCCGCACGCGGCTGAATCCTCGGGTTCGGCGGCCGCCAGCGCGAGCGCCGCCGGGTCGCAACACGCGACGAAAACCGACGAAGCGCCGCCGGGCGTGCGCAAAGTTCTCGCGCCGCTCGTCGGCGTTTTCTATCGCGCGCCCGCACCCAGTGCAAAACTGTTCGTCGAAAACGGCGACAGCGTTTCCGCAGGCCAGGTTTTGTGCATCCTGGAAGCGATGAAGCTGATGAATGAGATCGTGAGCGAGTACGACGGCACCGTGGTCAAGGTCTGCGCCAAGGACGGCGAGTTGGTGTCGCTGCATCAGGAGCTGTTTTGGATCGGGAGCTGAACGCGCCGCAACGGACTAAACGATTCGAAGACTGCCTCGCCGAACGCGCCGACCTGTGGTTCGGCACCGATTACGGGGACGCGGTCAGGCTATGTGTGGACGCGATCGTGCGCTGCCTGCGCTCGAAAGGAACGGTCTACTTCTTCGGCAACGGCGGCAGCGCCGCGCAAGCCCAGCACCTCGCCGCCGAACTCACGGGACGCTTCATGCTGGAGCGCCCGGGATGGGCAGGCCTCGCCCTTTCTACCGACACCTCGGCGATCACCGCGATCGCGAACGATTACGGTTTCGAGCAGATCTTCGCGCGCCAGCTCGAGGGGTTGGCACGCAAGGGTGACGTCGCCATGGGCATCACCACCTCCGGCGCATCGCCGAACGTGCTCGCAGGCATGAAGATGGCTCGCCACAAGGGCGCCACGACCCTCGCCCTGACCGGCAACGGCGGCGGCCCGATCGTCGGGCTGGCGGACATCGCGATCGTCGGACCGAGCGGTCCGGCATGGAAAGTCCAGGAAGTGCAGTTCGCCTTAGGCCACATCATCTGCGAACTGGTGGAGCTGGCTCTGGTCGCTTCGTGACCCAGAACGCCCCCGCGCCTTCACGCCGCGCCGTATTCTTGGATCGCGACGGCACGCTGAACGTCGACAAACGCTTTGTCGGATCGCCCGACGACGTCGAACTCGCGCCCGGCGCGGCAAACGGAGCTCGCGCGCTCACCGATGCGGGCTTTTTGCTGATCGTCGCTTCGAACCAATCGGGCATCGCGCGCGGGATGTTCACGGACCGGCAGGCCGACGCGGTGGACGCGCGCGTGAGCGAGCTGCTCGCCGCGCAGGGCGCGACGATCGCCGCATTCTATCGTTGCCCGCATTTGCCCGACGCGCCGCTGCCGGCATACGCCCGCGATTGTCCCTGCCGCAAACCCAAACCCGGCATGCTGCTCCAGGCCGCAGCCGAGTGGCGCATCGATCTCGCGCAGTCGTGGGTGGTCGGCGACCGCGCTCGCGACATCGCAGCCGGCCGCGCAGCCGGTTGTCGCGCCGTCTCGGTCATCGGTTCGCCGCCGCACGAGCCGCCGGAAGATTTCAAGGCCGCGCCGCCGGATCACGCCGCGCAGGACCTAGGCGACGCCGCGCGTTTCATCATCGCCCACGCGCAGGATGCTGGAGCGTTCCGACCGAGGCCTGGAGAAGAAGGCCCTCGTTGAAAGATAATGCGTGGCTGGCACTGACGCTGCGGGCGATGCGCGGCAAGCGCATAGTCGTCGTCGGCGACATCATGCTGGACGAGTGGCTATGGGGGCGAGTGAGCCGGATCTCCCCCGAAGCGCCGGTGCCGGTCGTCGAAGTGCAGGATCAGTCGTACACGTTGGGCGGTGCCGGCAACGTGGCCAACAATCTGGCGGCGCTTGGCGCGCGCGTGCGCCTGA includes:
- a CDS encoding SIS domain-containing protein; translation: MDRELNAPQRTKRFEDCLAERADLWFGTDYGDAVRLCVDAIVRCLRSKGTVYFFGNGGSAAQAQHLAAELTGRFMLERPGWAGLALSTDTSAITAIANDYGFEQIFARQLEGLARKGDVAMGITTSGASPNVLAGMKMARHKGATTLALTGNGGGPIVGLADIAIVGPSGPAWKVQEVQFALGHIICELVELALVAS
- a CDS encoding peroxiredoxin encodes the protein MLDVEDRAPSIAVPDQSGKPRTLGEFAGAWLVLWFYPKDFTSGUTNEASQFRDAYPQFQAAGAEVIGVNRDSAESHAKFQGELALPFPLLADTDEKLCKAFGVLVEREHEGKKFMGVQRSTFLIDHTGVIRKVWPKVDVTGHAADVLATLLQLTAA
- the purH gene encoding bifunctional phosphoribosylaminoimidazolecarboxamide formyltransferase/IMP cyclohydrolase, with the protein product MPDAVAPVALLSLSDRSGLESLARTLARRGYRLIATSGTAAAVRAFGLTCEDIGDITGFPTLFGGRVKTLHPIILGGVLADPQSAEHAAEMRAHKIPAISVVAVSLYPFEKTVTNVRVTDAEAVEQIDIGGVTLLRAAAKNFERVSVLSDAAAFEAFARAADDGGPTLEQRRRWAATAFRRCEDYDRAIARYFNDPSSSAGALAPDGGLHLDLPLAARVRYGENPWALGAFFGTMAMEQLSGKELSYNNLLDVDACLRLLAPIDEPKGFPAGVRSRRHVRGAIVKHTVPSGVAARDSVAQALAAALGADPISAFGGIVACDAGIDLAAAQLLNSRFLEVIAAPGFDAAALELLEKKKNLRLLTFDPTLPARLLAEPKLRSALGGLLVERPDPAAAPDAWRVVTEVEPTPPQWRDLLFAFAAVRQVKSNAVVVAADEVTLGVCGGQTNRVAAVEIACQRAGAAARGATLATDGFFPFADGIDAAARAGIAAVVAPSGSIRDEEVIAAARKAGVALVFSTRRYFSH
- a CDS encoding HAD-IIIA family hydrolase produces the protein MTQNAPAPSRRAVFLDRDGTLNVDKRFVGSPDDVELAPGAANGARALTDAGFLLIVASNQSGIARGMFTDRQADAVDARVSELLAAQGATIAAFYRCPHLPDAPLPAYARDCPCRKPKPGMLLQAAAEWRIDLAQSWVVGDRARDIAAGRAAGCRAVSVIGSPPHEPPEDFKAAPPDHAAQDLGDAARFIIAHAQDAGAFRPRPGEEGPR
- a CDS encoding biotin/lipoyl-containing protein, which encodes MDLNKKILDQLVELMQRDGLDRLRVRVGDLDLDLRMSLPHAAESSGSAAASASAAGSQHATKTDEAPPGVRKVLAPLVGVFYRAPAPSAKLFVENGDSVSAGQVLCILEAMKLMNEIVSEYDGTVVKVCAKDGELVSLHQELFWIGS
- the hisS gene encoding histidine--tRNA ligase, which codes for MKDLKAPRGTFDILPAQARLWQALERIVDDVCARFGYGEIRTPIFESTDVFVRTLGEGTDVVSKEMYTFTDRGDRSITLRPELTAPVVRAALEHNLLQNLPLKLYYRGPIFRYERPQKGRFRQSHQWGVECFGVAGPEADAEIIAIGLAVLRGAGVFEYRVEINSMGCDACRPRYRDALISYFRGRAGELSEISRQRLEKNPLRILDSKDEADRKVVDGAPDIAGFWCKECREHFERTLFILAAIGETAIERNPKIVRGFDYYTRTVFEITTNVLGAQNAVCGGGRYDNLVADMGGPPTAGVGLAMGMERLLLLAEASGSAAHLASPPGIEVAFVPVDAEDALLLLPVMHHLRARGVAADMDYTRRKLEKQLRNAAERGAKLAVIAGSNERAAGEVTIQDLNTRERRSVKLSAAQSEVIRMLGKEA